In Synechococcus sp. KORDI-100, a single window of DNA contains:
- the psbE gene encoding cytochrome b559 subunit alpha, producing the protein MAAGSTGERPFFEIITSIRYWVIHAVTLPAIFLAGFLFVSTGLAYDAFGTPRPDAYFQATESKAPVVSQRYEGKSQLDVRLK; encoded by the coding sequence ATGGCTGCAGGCTCTACAGGAGAACGCCCGTTCTTCGAAATCATCACGAGCATCCGCTACTGGGTGATTCACGCCGTGACTCTTCCGGCAATTTTTTTGGCTGGATTCCTGTTTGTGTCCACGGGCCTTGCCTATGACGCATTCGGCACTCCTCGTCCTGACGCTTACTTCCAGGCGACTGAAAGCAAGGCTCCTGTTGTGAGCCAGCGTTATGAGGGCAAATCTCAACTTGATGTTCGCTTGAAATAA
- a CDS encoding photosystem II reaction center protein L — protein sequence MERNPNPNNLPVELNRTSLFLGLLFVFTTGVLFSSYFFN from the coding sequence ATGGAACGCAATCCCAACCCGAACAATCTTCCGGTTGAGCTGAACCGCACAAGTCTCTTCCTGGGGCTGCTTTTTGTGTTCACAACCGGAGTTCTGTTCTCCAGCTACTTCTTTAACTGA
- the nuoB gene encoding NADH-quinone oxidoreductase subunit NuoB translates to MTEPSTPSITAVRDLRETTCGPVGAPQVTTDLSENVILTSLDDLHNWARLSSLWPLLYGTACCFIEFAALIGSRFDFDRFGLVPRSSPRQADLLIVAGTVTMKMAPALVRLYEQMPEPKYVIAMGACTITGGMFSADSTTAVRGVDKLIPVDLYLPGCPPRPESIFDAVIKLRKKVGNDSIAERYQHQQTHRYFTVSHQMKRVEPAVTGEYLRADSQREALAAAPGQALKTDAAVLTPAAEPVES, encoded by the coding sequence ATGACTGAACCTTCAACCCCTTCCATCACAGCAGTCCGCGATCTGCGGGAAACGACCTGTGGTCCTGTCGGTGCCCCGCAGGTCACAACAGATCTCAGCGAGAACGTCATCCTCACGAGTCTGGATGATCTGCACAACTGGGCCCGTCTGAGCAGCCTCTGGCCGCTGCTTTACGGAACGGCCTGTTGCTTCATTGAGTTTGCAGCCCTGATTGGTTCCCGCTTCGATTTCGACCGGTTTGGATTGGTGCCCAGAAGCTCACCGAGACAGGCTGATCTGCTGATCGTGGCAGGCACGGTCACCATGAAAATGGCCCCTGCCCTCGTGCGTCTCTACGAGCAGATGCCAGAGCCGAAATACGTGATCGCCATGGGTGCATGCACGATCACCGGTGGCATGTTCAGTGCCGACTCAACAACAGCGGTGCGGGGAGTCGACAAATTGATCCCTGTTGATCTATACCTGCCGGGATGCCCACCCAGGCCTGAGTCGATCTTCGATGCCGTGATCAAGCTCCGCAAGAAAGTGGGCAACGATTCCATCGCCGAGCGTTATCAGCATCAGCAGACGCATCGTTACTTCACGGTGTCGCACCAGATGAAACGGGTCGAGCCAGCTGTGACCGGCGAGTACCTGCGGGCGGATTCACAACGCGAGGCTCTGGCTGCAGCTCCCGGCCAGGCTCTGAAGACGGATGCGGCCGTTCTCACCCCTGCTGCTGAACCAGTTGAGTCATGA
- a CDS encoding NAD(P)H-quinone oxidoreductase subunit 3, translated as MFALPGYDAFLGFLLIAAAVPALALITNKLLAPRSRAGERQLTYESGMEPIGGAWIQFNIRYYMFALVFVIFDVETVFLYPWAVAFHRLGLLAFIEALIFIAILLVALAYAWRKGALEWS; from the coding sequence ATGTTCGCCCTGCCCGGTTACGACGCCTTTCTTGGCTTTCTTCTAATCGCCGCTGCCGTTCCGGCGCTGGCGCTGATCACCAACAAACTGCTGGCTCCCAGGAGCCGAGCCGGTGAGCGTCAGCTCACGTACGAATCAGGCATGGAACCGATCGGTGGGGCCTGGATTCAGTTCAACATCCGCTACTACATGTTTGCCCTGGTCTTCGTCATCTTTGACGTGGAGACCGTTTTTCTCTATCCATGGGCCGTCGCGTTTCATCGATTGGGGCTTCTGGCCTTCATCGAAGCGCTGATTTTCATCGCCATCCTGCTAGTGGCTCTGGCCTACGCCTGGCGCAAGGGTGCCCTCGAGTGGAGCTGA
- a CDS encoding photosynthesis system II assembly factor Ycf48, translating into MNRLLSSIVNLVLVMVLGVSLSGCVTTKLPIAAASPWEAQILKTQANPLDVAFTDANHGFLVGSNRMIQETDDAGRSWNERSLDLPDEENFRLISIDFKGQEGWIAGQPGLLMHSTDGGQNWTRLFLDTKLPGEPYLITALSSNTAELATNVGAVYETHDGGGSWEARVTDAAGAVRDLRRSEDGSYVSVSSLGNFYATWEPGDAVWQVHQRVSSQRLQSIGYQPDGNLWMVARGAQIRFNDDPGDLESWSKPIIPITNGYGYLDMAWDEKGDIWAGGGNGTLLVSHDDGDNWEIDPVGDRQPSNFTRIVLEGEHAFVLGERGNLLRWIGNAV; encoded by the coding sequence ATGAACAGACTGCTGTCCTCGATCGTCAATCTGGTGCTCGTGATGGTGCTCGGCGTCAGCCTCAGCGGCTGCGTCACCACGAAACTGCCCATCGCCGCCGCCAGTCCCTGGGAGGCCCAGATCCTGAAGACCCAGGCCAATCCTCTGGATGTGGCTTTCACTGATGCGAACCACGGCTTTCTGGTCGGCAGCAACCGGATGATTCAGGAAACTGATGACGCAGGCCGGAGCTGGAACGAACGCAGCCTCGACCTACCGGACGAAGAAAACTTTCGGCTCATCAGCATTGATTTCAAGGGTCAGGAAGGGTGGATCGCTGGACAACCCGGCCTGCTGATGCACAGCACCGATGGCGGTCAGAACTGGACTCGTCTGTTCCTCGACACGAAGCTGCCCGGTGAGCCGTATCTGATCACTGCCCTGAGCTCCAACACCGCAGAACTGGCTACCAATGTCGGAGCTGTCTACGAGACCCATGACGGGGGTGGAAGCTGGGAGGCGAGGGTGACCGATGCCGCTGGAGCCGTGCGTGATCTGCGCCGCAGCGAAGACGGCAGCTACGTGAGTGTGAGCAGCCTCGGCAATTTCTATGCCACCTGGGAACCTGGCGATGCTGTGTGGCAGGTGCATCAACGCGTCAGCAGCCAGCGACTGCAGAGCATTGGATACCAACCTGACGGAAATCTCTGGATGGTGGCTCGTGGTGCTCAGATCCGTTTCAACGATGATCCCGGCGATCTTGAAAGCTGGAGCAAGCCCATCATTCCGATCACCAATGGTTACGGCTATTTGGACATGGCATGGGATGAAAAAGGGGACATCTGGGCCGGCGGAGGCAACGGCACCCTTCTGGTCAGTCATGACGACGGCGACAACTGGGAGATCGACCCAGTCGGAGACCGCCAACCGAGCAATTTCACCCGCATCGTTCTGGAAGGGGAGCACGCCTTCGTCCTCGGCGAGCGAGGCAATCTGCTGCGTTGGATCGGCAACGCTGTGTAA
- a CDS encoding NAD-dependent epimerase, producing MSRTVVVTGAAGFIGAALTQRLLQQGDRVVGLDNLNSYYDPSLKQARLDQIQAMASEQSWRFESMALEEGEALMALFAEESPQVVVNLAAQAGVRYSLENPAAYIQSNLVGFGHVLEGCRHHGVRHLVYASSSSVYGGNRNLPFHERQPVNHPVSLYAASKKANELMAHTYSHLYGLPATGLRFFTVYGPWGRPDMAPMLFARAILAGEPIKVFNHGRMQRDFTYIDDIVEGVLRCCDKPATADPLFDPLNPDPATAAAPHRVFNIGNSQPTPLLRFIEVMEKALGREAIKTFQPMQPGDVVATAADTQALEDWVGFRPSTSIEVGVARFARWYRDFYAV from the coding sequence GTGAGCCGTACGGTTGTCGTCACCGGAGCCGCTGGCTTCATTGGGGCTGCCTTGACGCAACGACTGCTTCAGCAGGGCGATCGCGTTGTTGGTCTTGACAACCTCAACAGTTATTACGACCCCTCGCTGAAACAGGCACGACTGGATCAGATCCAGGCGATGGCTTCGGAGCAATCCTGGCGATTTGAGTCCATGGCCCTTGAGGAGGGCGAGGCCCTGATGGCGTTGTTCGCTGAGGAGTCACCGCAGGTGGTCGTGAATCTGGCGGCTCAGGCGGGTGTTCGCTACTCGCTTGAGAACCCAGCCGCTTACATCCAGAGCAACCTTGTCGGTTTCGGGCACGTTCTTGAAGGGTGCCGCCACCATGGCGTGCGGCACTTGGTGTACGCCTCAAGCAGTTCGGTGTACGGGGGCAACCGCAATCTCCCGTTTCATGAGCGGCAGCCCGTGAATCATCCCGTCAGTCTTTACGCGGCCAGCAAAAAGGCCAATGAACTGATGGCGCACACCTACAGCCACCTTTATGGCTTGCCGGCCACCGGTCTGCGCTTCTTCACGGTGTATGGCCCATGGGGACGCCCGGATATGGCGCCGATGTTGTTCGCACGGGCCATCCTCGCCGGCGAGCCGATCAAGGTGTTCAATCACGGTCGGATGCAGCGGGACTTCACCTATATCGACGACATCGTGGAGGGGGTGCTTCGCTGCTGCGACAAACCCGCAACCGCCGACCCCCTGTTTGATCCGCTGAATCCCGACCCGGCAACAGCTGCAGCTCCCCATCGGGTGTTCAACATCGGCAACAGCCAACCAACTCCCCTGCTGCGATTCATTGAAGTGATGGAAAAGGCGTTGGGGCGTGAGGCGATCAAGACCTTTCAGCCCATGCAGCCAGGGGATGTGGTGGCGACGGCCGCCGATACACAGGCGCTGGAGGACTGGGTGGGCTTCCGACCATCAACATCGATTGAGGTTGGCGTTGCGCGTTTTGCTCGCTGGTATCGGGACTTTTATGCGGTCTGA
- a CDS encoding photosystem II reaction center protein J, whose amino-acid sequence MSGKKSPFPDGRIPDRLPDGRPAVPWRSRWTEGVLPLWLVATAGGMAVLFVVGLFFYGSYTGVGSA is encoded by the coding sequence ATGAGCGGAAAGAAATCTCCCTTCCCCGACGGTCGCATCCCTGATCGTTTACCGGATGGTCGCCCTGCTGTTCCATGGCGCTCCCGCTGGACCGAAGGCGTTCTTCCTCTGTGGCTTGTCGCTACAGCAGGTGGAATGGCCGTTCTGTTTGTGGTTGGCCTGTTCTTCTACGGCTCCTACACCGGTGTCGGTTCGGCCTGA
- a CDS encoding rubredoxin, with amino-acid sequence MSDEIQSVEDTSASPEIAAEAAAAAEPESDPRTHRYECRSCGYVYDPDEGVKKVGIAAGTAFEDLDPLSFRCPVCRSRVPAFRDIGPRAKASGFEENLNYGLGVNRLTPGQKNVLIFGSLALAFAFFLSLYSLR; translated from the coding sequence GTGAGCGACGAGATTCAGTCCGTTGAGGACACGAGCGCCTCGCCCGAGATCGCAGCGGAGGCAGCTGCCGCAGCGGAACCCGAGAGCGATCCACGCACCCACCGTTATGAGTGCCGCAGTTGCGGCTACGTCTACGACCCCGATGAAGGTGTCAAAAAGGTCGGAATCGCTGCCGGCACGGCTTTTGAGGACCTTGATCCCCTGAGCTTCCGCTGCCCGGTTTGTCGCAGCAGGGTTCCGGCCTTTCGCGATATCGGTCCCCGTGCCAAAGCCAGTGGCTTTGAGGAGAACCTCAATTACGGCCTCGGCGTGAACCGGCTGACACCGGGTCAGAAGAACGTTCTGATTTTCGGAAGTCTGGCTCTGGCCTTTGCCTTCTTCCTGTCGCTTTATTCCCTCCGTTGA
- a CDS encoding NAD(P)H-quinone oxidoreductase subunit J, which translates to MTESPAKTPDPDNDSSAVVASEPGAVSQWLSQQGFEHASLDSDHVGVEQVGVDAPMLPIIAAALKANGFDYLQVQGGYDEGPGKQLVCFYHFLAMAEQVDALAKSSDVKLREVRLKVFLDREGKPTLPSIYGLFRGADWQERETFDMYGIQFEGHPHPKRLLMPEDWKGWPLRKDYIQPDFYELQDAY; encoded by the coding sequence ATGACTGAATCCCCAGCAAAGACCCCTGATCCAGACAACGACTCCAGTGCTGTCGTTGCCTCCGAGCCTGGTGCGGTGAGCCAGTGGCTGAGTCAGCAGGGCTTCGAGCATGCTTCGCTCGACTCAGATCACGTCGGCGTGGAGCAGGTCGGTGTGGACGCTCCGATGTTGCCCATCATTGCGGCGGCACTGAAAGCCAATGGCTTCGACTATCTGCAGGTGCAGGGTGGATACGACGAAGGTCCAGGCAAACAGCTTGTCTGCTTCTACCACTTCCTGGCCATGGCTGAGCAGGTTGATGCTTTGGCGAAGTCCTCTGACGTCAAGCTCCGCGAAGTTCGTCTGAAGGTGTTCCTCGACCGAGAAGGCAAACCAACCCTTCCATCCATTTATGGTCTGTTCCGTGGTGCGGACTGGCAGGAACGTGAGACGTTCGACATGTACGGCATCCAGTTCGAGGGTCATCCACATCCAAAGCGCCTCCTGATGCCGGAAGACTGGAAGGGATGGCCACTGCGCAAGGATTACATCCAACCGGACTTTTACGAGCTTCAGGACGCCTACTGA
- the psbF gene encoding cytochrome b559 subunit beta: protein MTQAPMSTTPRNYPIFTVRWLAVHTLGVPTVFFLGALAAMQFIRR from the coding sequence ATGACACAGGCCCCCATGTCCACCACGCCGCGCAACTACCCGATTTTCACGGTGCGCTGGCTTGCCGTACACACCCTTGGTGTTCCAACGGTCTTCTTCCTCGGCGCCCTCGCCGCGATGCAGTTCATCCGACGCTGA